In Balaenoptera acutorostrata chromosome 19, mBalAcu1.1, whole genome shotgun sequence, the following proteins share a genomic window:
- the AURKC gene encoding aurora kinase C isoform X1 translates to MKSGSVQPAVAVAGQTMPSIPTMRRLTIDDFEIGRPLGKGKFGNVYLARLKESHFIVALKVLFKSQIEKEGLEHQLRREIEIQAHLQHPNILRLYNYFHDARRMYLILEYAPRGELYKELQKSHTLDEQRTATVMEELADALTYCHEKKVIHRDIKPENLLLGFRGEVKIADFGWSVHTPSLRRRTMCGTLDYLPPEMIEGRTYNEKVDLWCIGVLCYELLVGNPPFESPSHNETYRRILKVDVRFPPSMPLGAQDLISKLLRYQPSERLPLVQILEHPWVRAHSRRVLPPSAQMVS, encoded by the exons ATGAAGTCGGGCAGTGTTCAGCCCGCAG tagCTGTAGCAGGTCAAACGATGCCCAGCATCCCAACCAT GCGGCGCCTCACAATTGATGACTTTGAAATCGGGCGTCCTCTCGGCAAGGGAAAATTTGGGAATGTGTACCTGGCTCGGCTCAAGGAAAGCCATTTCATTGTGGCCCTGAAAGTCCTCTTCAAGTCCCAGATAGAGAAGGAAGGACTGGAACACCAGCTGCGCAGAGAAATTGAAATCCAGGCACATCTACA ACACCCCAATATCCTACGCCTGTACAACTACTTCCATGATGCACGCCGGATGTACCTGATTCTAGAATATGCTCCAAGGGGTGAGCTCTACAAGGAGCTGCAGAAGAGCCACACATTAGACGAACAGCGTACAGCCACG gtAATGGAGGAGTTGGCAGATGCTCTGACCTACTGCCATGAAAAGAAGGTGATTCATAGGGATATTAAGCCGGAGAACCTGCTGCTGGGGTTCAGGGGTGAGGTGAAGATTGCAGACTTTGGCTGGTCTGTGCACACCCCCTCTCTAAG GAGAAGGACAATGTGTGGGACACTGGACTACTTGCCCCCAGAAATGATTGAGGGGAGAACATACAATGAGAAGGTGGATCTATGGTGCATTGGGGTGCTCTGCTACGAGCTGCTGGTGGGAAATCCGCCCTTTGAGAGCCCCTCCCATAATGAGACCTACAGACGCATCCTCAAG GTAGATGTAAGGTTTCCCCCATCAATGCCTTTGGGGGCTCAGGACTTGATCTCCAAGCTTCTCAGATACCAGCCCTCGGAGCGGTTGCCCTTGGTCCAGATCTTGGAGCACCCATGGGTCCGGGCCCACTCTCGGAGGGTGCTGCCCCCATCTGCTCAAATGGTTTCCTGA
- the AURKC gene encoding aurora kinase C isoform X2: MKSGSVQPAAVAGQTMPSIPTMRRLTIDDFEIGRPLGKGKFGNVYLARLKESHFIVALKVLFKSQIEKEGLEHQLRREIEIQAHLQHPNILRLYNYFHDARRMYLILEYAPRGELYKELQKSHTLDEQRTATVMEELADALTYCHEKKVIHRDIKPENLLLGFRGEVKIADFGWSVHTPSLRRRTMCGTLDYLPPEMIEGRTYNEKVDLWCIGVLCYELLVGNPPFESPSHNETYRRILKVDVRFPPSMPLGAQDLISKLLRYQPSERLPLVQILEHPWVRAHSRRVLPPSAQMVS, translated from the exons ATGAAGTCGGGCAGTGTTCAGCCCGCAG CTGTAGCAGGTCAAACGATGCCCAGCATCCCAACCAT GCGGCGCCTCACAATTGATGACTTTGAAATCGGGCGTCCTCTCGGCAAGGGAAAATTTGGGAATGTGTACCTGGCTCGGCTCAAGGAAAGCCATTTCATTGTGGCCCTGAAAGTCCTCTTCAAGTCCCAGATAGAGAAGGAAGGACTGGAACACCAGCTGCGCAGAGAAATTGAAATCCAGGCACATCTACA ACACCCCAATATCCTACGCCTGTACAACTACTTCCATGATGCACGCCGGATGTACCTGATTCTAGAATATGCTCCAAGGGGTGAGCTCTACAAGGAGCTGCAGAAGAGCCACACATTAGACGAACAGCGTACAGCCACG gtAATGGAGGAGTTGGCAGATGCTCTGACCTACTGCCATGAAAAGAAGGTGATTCATAGGGATATTAAGCCGGAGAACCTGCTGCTGGGGTTCAGGGGTGAGGTGAAGATTGCAGACTTTGGCTGGTCTGTGCACACCCCCTCTCTAAG GAGAAGGACAATGTGTGGGACACTGGACTACTTGCCCCCAGAAATGATTGAGGGGAGAACATACAATGAGAAGGTGGATCTATGGTGCATTGGGGTGCTCTGCTACGAGCTGCTGGTGGGAAATCCGCCCTTTGAGAGCCCCTCCCATAATGAGACCTACAGACGCATCCTCAAG GTAGATGTAAGGTTTCCCCCATCAATGCCTTTGGGGGCTCAGGACTTGATCTCCAAGCTTCTCAGATACCAGCCCTCGGAGCGGTTGCCCTTGGTCCAGATCTTGGAGCACCCATGGGTCCGGGCCCACTCTCGGAGGGTGCTGCCCCCATCTGCTCAAATGGTTTCCTGA
- the AURKC gene encoding aurora kinase C isoform X3 — MYLILEYAPRGELYKELQKSHTLDEQRTATVMEELADALTYCHEKKVIHRDIKPENLLLGFRGEVKIADFGWSVHTPSLRRRTMCGTLDYLPPEMIEGRTYNEKVDLWCIGVLCYELLVGNPPFESPSHNETYRRILKVDVRFPPSMPLGAQDLISKLLRYQPSERLPLVQILEHPWVRAHSRRVLPPSAQMVS, encoded by the exons ATGTACCTGATTCTAGAATATGCTCCAAGGGGTGAGCTCTACAAGGAGCTGCAGAAGAGCCACACATTAGACGAACAGCGTACAGCCACG gtAATGGAGGAGTTGGCAGATGCTCTGACCTACTGCCATGAAAAGAAGGTGATTCATAGGGATATTAAGCCGGAGAACCTGCTGCTGGGGTTCAGGGGTGAGGTGAAGATTGCAGACTTTGGCTGGTCTGTGCACACCCCCTCTCTAAG GAGAAGGACAATGTGTGGGACACTGGACTACTTGCCCCCAGAAATGATTGAGGGGAGAACATACAATGAGAAGGTGGATCTATGGTGCATTGGGGTGCTCTGCTACGAGCTGCTGGTGGGAAATCCGCCCTTTGAGAGCCCCTCCCATAATGAGACCTACAGACGCATCCTCAAG GTAGATGTAAGGTTTCCCCCATCAATGCCTTTGGGGGCTCAGGACTTGATCTCCAAGCTTCTCAGATACCAGCCCTCGGAGCGGTTGCCCTTGGTCCAGATCTTGGAGCACCCATGGGTCCGGGCCCACTCTCGGAGGGTGCTGCCCCCATCTGCTCAAATGGTTTCCTGA